The following proteins are encoded in a genomic region of Leifsonia psychrotolerans:
- a CDS encoding exodeoxyribonuclease III: MSQSSPQQLRIASINTNGVRAAYRKGMGEWLAARDVDILAIQEVRASTADLQRLLGPEWHVLHDEATSKGRAGVALASRSSATVHRVDFGADDFDSAGRWLEADYDVGGTSVTVVSTYVHSGEVDTPKQVEKYTFLDAMLERLPALEAHNERAVVVGDLNVGHRRLDIKNWRGNVKRAGFLPDERTYFDRILGSEDDPAYNAGAGLGWVDVGRKWAGDVDGPFTWWSWRGQAFTNDTGWRIDYQLATPTLAASVTNYAVDRASAYDERWSDHTPVVVDYAL; encoded by the coding sequence ATGTCGCAATCGTCACCACAGCAGCTTCGAATCGCCAGCATTAACACCAATGGGGTGCGCGCCGCGTACCGCAAAGGCATGGGCGAGTGGCTGGCCGCGCGCGACGTTGACATCCTGGCCATTCAAGAAGTTCGGGCTTCCACCGCAGACCTGCAGCGGCTGCTCGGGCCCGAGTGGCATGTTCTGCACGACGAAGCCACGTCGAAGGGGCGCGCCGGCGTCGCGCTGGCGAGCCGCTCCTCGGCCACCGTTCACCGTGTCGACTTCGGCGCCGACGATTTCGATAGCGCCGGCCGCTGGCTCGAAGCCGACTATGACGTGGGCGGCACATCCGTCACCGTGGTGAGCACCTACGTGCATTCCGGTGAGGTCGATACTCCCAAGCAGGTCGAAAAGTACACCTTTCTTGACGCCATGCTCGAACGACTGCCGGCGCTCGAGGCTCACAATGAGCGCGCCGTGGTCGTCGGCGACCTGAATGTCGGGCACCGCCGGCTCGACATCAAGAACTGGCGCGGCAACGTGAAGCGCGCCGGGTTTTTACCGGACGAACGCACGTATTTCGACCGCATTCTGGGCAGCGAAGACGATCCGGCCTACAACGCCGGAGCCGGCCTGGGCTGGGTCGATGTGGGCCGCAAATGGGCCGGCGACGTCGACGGCCCGTTCACCTGGTGGTCGTGGCGCGGCCAGGCCTTCACCAACGACACTGGCTGGCGCATCGACTATCAGCTGGCGACGCCCACGCTCGCGGCATCCGTCACCAACTATGCCGTCGACCGGGCCTCCGCCTACGACGAGCGATGGTCGGACCATACGCCCGTCGTTGTCGACTACGCACTCTAA